AATTAAAAATTTCAATAATTAAAAAGAAGATATTTAGTAGGAGCAATCAGCCATATTATAAAACATCACTACCAATATTTTTCAAATACAATCAATTTTCAATCATCTATGTATACAGTAGTGATGAATTTGGTGAATATTGTGATGCAATAGAAATGTTTAAAAAATCAGATGATAATGACAGTTGGGAATATTTTGGAGGAATATTGATAGGGATGAGCTAATTTCATAAAGAGATATTGTTTGTCTCTTGTTAGTTTTAAATTAATCATCTTAATGAAAATGTAGTGCTATGTCAGGAAGAGGAATAATAGTAGTGATTATATCGATTTTTTTATCAAGTATAAACTGTTTTGGGGACAATGATGCTACTCAATCGGATAATAATTACCAAGTTTTACAAGCTGTTTCGAAAATGAGGAGTGAAGGTTTGAATAGGAATATACTATTAAGCGAAAGGATTATTGAAGACATAAGAAAACGAATGAAATTTGCTACATTTTCTAATCAGCTTTATAAAGGATTATCTCAGGTGGATATTGAAGGTATAATCTCAAAAGATGACATAACTGAGCTTCATGGTAAAATTGATTTTCCTCAAGCGCATATAAAGTGGGATCGAAAAAAAATAAAAGAGGAAAATATATTAATAGGGAAGCATAAAAGAGGGAAAAACCGCTATCGACCCTACTATAAAACGCAACCTCCTTCTTATTATCAAACTTCTCCTCCGGTATTTTTTAAAAACCATCAATTCGCAATCATATACATATATACTTATTGTGGTTGGGAATGTGATTCTGAGCAAATAGAGGTTTATAAAAAGAATAATAATGATGAATGGGAGTATTTTGGTTATATTTTTATTGGAATGAGTTAAACTAAAATAAGAGCTTATCTAGTAGGTAGGCTCTTATTGTGTTCAATATTAATTCGCAATTCGTCTAAAATCACTCAATAAAAAATGATCTGTCTGTTTCTTTTTTACCATATGGTAATCGAAATAGTAAAACTTCCCATCGCCAGCACCAATTAAAACTTTAAAACACCTCGCTTTGTGTTTAGTCTGTTCTGGACCAACCTTATGAAGAAAAACTACATCCTTATTTTTACTCGCAATTGCCTCTTCAATTTCATCTTCGCTTACAAATTTTACTTTTCCAGGATATACTTTCCTGATTTTAGCAATGGAATTGGCATTCTTCTGTAATTCTTCTTGCAGTAAGTATAAGGTCTTGCCTTTTATTTTAACATTGTTCTTGTTGTAATATTTCAGTACATTTTTCGAGATAATTTCAGGATGCTGCACTACCAAACCAACATGATTTTGCACAAAATGAATTAAAGAACCCATTTTATACAAATAGCGGTCTTCATCAATATTAAGGTAAGAAAGAGGAATCGAGCACAAATCGGTCATGCTTGCCAAGTCTTTAGCAGGTCCACCCAAAAGCAAACTTAAAAAATGATACCTCGCATTGGTTTTGTCTTTATTAAAAGTAACAGTACTTGTAATTAGGAAAGAATAATTTGGATCTGATTTCTTCTTTTTAAACTCATCATAGGAAATAAAAGCATAGTCAGTTAAATGCCAGTTTTTCTTTATGAGCTCTTTTATTTTAAAATTGTATCCCGAAAGGGGACTACCTTCTATTACAACTAAAGTTTTTGTATTGTAAAATTGCTTGTAGTCGGCAGCACTTGGCAATTGTGCTTGTGCGTACGATTGCAAACACAAGAATGAAACTAATATGCTTAATATTGTTTTATACATCTTTTTATCTTTTACACACAATAAGCTGATTGCGTGAGTAATTAATAAATTAGATTGAAATTAGTCATTTAATTATGTCATTCAAAATTGGAGAGGGTTCTAATTGATGTTAAAATTCTCTTAGAAAGTCGTGATTCTGTGCCGATTGCAAATTTAAAAATCAGCAATTTTTTAAAATCTGAAAATCTATTAATTTATATCAAACTTCTTTTCTATTTTTGTTTCATGATTGATCAATCAACAGTACAAAGAATTTTTGATACAGCTCAAATTGACGAAGTTGTTTCCGATTTTGTTACACTTCGTAAACGAGGTGTCAATTTTTTGGGTTTGTGTCCATTCCATAACGAGAAAACACCATCATTTACAGTATCACCTGCCAAAGGTATTTATAAGTGTTTTGGTTGTGGAAAGGGAGGTAACTCGGTTAATTTTGTAATGGAGCATGAGCACTTGGATTATGTAGGTGCTTTAAAATACCTTGGAAAAAAATATCATATCGATATCGTTGAAGAAGAACTGTCTCCTGAGCAAGAACAAAGAAAGAACGACAGAGAGAGTATGATGATTGTCAACTCTTTTGCACAAAAATATTTCACTGAGAACCTTTACCAAAGCGAAGAAGGTATTGCTGTTGGAATGAGTTATATGAAACAGCGTGGTTTTCGTGAGGATGTAATCAAAAAATTCCAAGTTGGTTTTTGCCTTGATAATTGGAATGCTTTTTCGAATAGTGCCACACAAGCAGGATATAAAAAAGAATTTCTTGTTAAAACAGGATTGAGTATCGATAAGGAAAAAGGCTTAATTGACCGTTTTAAAGGACGCGTTATTTTTCCAATTCATGGAATTGCCGGTAGAACACTTGGTTTTGGAGGGCGTATTTTAAAGAAAGATCCTAAGGCTGCTAAATATTTGAATTCTCCTGAGTCTGAAGTATATCACAAGAGTCGTATTCTATATGGTATCTATCAGGCTAAAAAAAGCATGGTACAGAATGATAAATGCTATTTGGTTGAAGGTTATACCGATGTCATTTCTTTTCATCAGGCGGGTATCGAGAATGTTGTTGCTTCTTCGGGAACAGCTCTTACTGCCGATCAAGTTCGATTAGTAAAACGCTTTACCAATAATATGACTATCATTTATGATGGTGATCCTGCTGGGATAAAAGCCTCTCTTAGAGGAATCGATTTGGTTTTGGAACAGGAATTGAATGTGAAAGTGCTACTTCTGCCGGAAGGTGAAGATCCAGATTCTTTTTCAAGAACGATGAGTTCTTCCGAACTGATACAATATATAGAGAAGAACGAAACTGACTTTATCGTATTTAAAACGAATTTACTTTTAGCCGATGCTAAAAATGATCCGGTTAAACGAGCTAATCTTATTATAGATATTGTGCGTTCAATTGCTATTATACCTGATAATATTGTTCGAGCGGTTTATGTACGCGAATGCAGCAGTATTCTTAATGTAGATGAAACGGTATTGTACAACGAAATCAATAAAATAATCCATAAAGTAAAAGAAGATACTTGGAAAAAAGATCAGAGATCTAATCTTCCAGAAGATCAATCGCCACAACAATTTGCAGAAAGCTCAGCTTTTCTTCGTTCGGCAAATGAATGTGATCTCGAAGAGAGAGCTTTGGTGCGAACATTACTAAATTTTGGTGGTGAAATTTTGTTCAGCGATAAGGACGAAGCAGGCAAGGAAGAACAAATGTTGGTTGGAGAATACATTATATCGGAAATAATGAGCGACGAATTAGAGTCGGTTAATCCTTTATACAAGTTGGTCTTTGATCAATACAGCGAAAACCTCAAGAACGCTTCTTTTAATTCCAAGACATTTTTTCGAGATCATAGCAATGAGAAAGTAAGTCAATTGGCTGCCGATATTTTAAGTGAGCCACATCAATTAAGTGGTTTATGGACAAGAAACGAAAGTGTCATCGAATCGGAAGAGATGAAATTAAAAGAAATCGTGCCTAAACTGGTGAACGAATACAAAGGAAAGAAGGTTCGTTTGTTAATGAAAGAAGTTATGCAGGAAATGCAAAAAGCACAAGAAACAAAAGATTCTGACCGAATGATGGAGCTAATGAAGCAAAAAATGGTCTTGGATCAAATTAAAAATGCCATTGATAAAGAATTGGGCGGAAGAACCATATCATAGAATATTTTAAATCGACATAAATGAAAACTGTATTTATAGAGGGTAAAGAGCAAATTGAAGAAATAATTCGTTCCTGTGATATCTGTAACATAGGAGTTATCGATGCAGATAATAAACCTTACGTTGTACCAATGAATTTTGGCTATCACGATGGATATATTTATCTGCACGGAGCCGATTTTGGGAAATTGATCGATTGCATGAAAGCAAATCCTGAAATTTGT
This window of the Labilibaculum sp. DW002 genome carries:
- the dnaG gene encoding DNA primase, which gives rise to MIDQSTVQRIFDTAQIDEVVSDFVTLRKRGVNFLGLCPFHNEKTPSFTVSPAKGIYKCFGCGKGGNSVNFVMEHEHLDYVGALKYLGKKYHIDIVEEELSPEQEQRKNDRESMMIVNSFAQKYFTENLYQSEEGIAVGMSYMKQRGFREDVIKKFQVGFCLDNWNAFSNSATQAGYKKEFLVKTGLSIDKEKGLIDRFKGRVIFPIHGIAGRTLGFGGRILKKDPKAAKYLNSPESEVYHKSRILYGIYQAKKSMVQNDKCYLVEGYTDVISFHQAGIENVVASSGTALTADQVRLVKRFTNNMTIIYDGDPAGIKASLRGIDLVLEQELNVKVLLLPEGEDPDSFSRTMSSSELIQYIEKNETDFIVFKTNLLLADAKNDPVKRANLIIDIVRSIAIIPDNIVRAVYVRECSSILNVDETVLYNEINKIIHKVKEDTWKKDQRSNLPEDQSPQQFAESSAFLRSANECDLEERALVRTLLNFGGEILFSDKDEAGKEEQMLVGEYIISEIMSDELESVNPLYKLVFDQYSENLKNASFNSKTFFRDHSNEKVSQLAADILSEPHQLSGLWTRNESVIESEEMKLKEIVPKLVNEYKGKKVRLLMKEVMQEMQKAQETKDSDRMMELMKQKMVLDQIKNAIDKELGGRTIS